One window of bacterium genomic DNA carries:
- a CDS encoding FAD/NAD(P)-binding oxidoreductase encodes MKKIVILGAGTGGTISANSLRKKLDKREWQITVIDKNQMHYYQPGFLFLPFRFPGYKELPDVSRPINRLLGKGVDFVSTEIIAIDAPKKRVKTRAGNFDYDWLISSLGCRIIPDDIEGMKDGYEKNVFDFYTPDSAIKLQRSLERFEKGKVVLNVAEMPIKCPVAPIEFVFLADYYFHKRGIRNKVEIELVTPLPGAFTKPIATSVFSEIAKQKGIKITPNYNLGEVHHEKKIIRSYDGKEIDYDLLVAIPPFEGAAVIEDSGLGNGAGYIPTDKHTLKALNHKDIYSIGDGTDLPTSKAGSVAHFESEVMTENLLSEINGEAPTAKFDGHSNCFIESGFNKALLIDFNYKVEPLPGKFPLPLIGPFSLLKETRINHQGKLAFRWAYWHQILPGKLPGEPLLTNRCSPRGKKVSMLKDSSLFEI; translated from the coding sequence ATGAAAAAAATAGTAATCTTAGGCGCCGGAACAGGTGGAACTATAAGCGCCAATAGTCTCAGGAAAAAATTAGATAAACGGGAATGGCAAATCACCGTGATAGACAAGAACCAGATGCATTATTATCAGCCCGGCTTTCTGTTTCTTCCCTTCAGGTTCCCCGGCTACAAGGAATTACCAGATGTTTCCCGGCCGATTAACCGCTTGCTCGGCAAGGGGGTAGACTTTGTCAGCACGGAAATAATAGCAATAGATGCCCCCAAGAAAAGAGTTAAAACCAGAGCGGGCAATTTTGATTATGACTGGCTTATTAGTTCACTTGGCTGCCGGATTATACCCGACGATATAGAGGGCATGAAAGACGGGTATGAAAAAAATGTATTCGATTTCTATACCCCTGACAGCGCCATAAAGCTTCAGCGGTCCCTTGAGAGGTTTGAGAAAGGCAAGGTAGTCCTGAATGTAGCTGAAATGCCGATCAAGTGTCCGGTGGCGCCGATAGAGTTTGTCTTTCTGGCAGACTACTACTTTCATAAAAGGGGCATCCGTAACAAGGTGGAGATAGAGCTTGTTACCCCTCTGCCGGGTGCCTTTACCAAGCCAATAGCTACCAGTGTATTTAGCGAGATCGCAAAACAGAAAGGGATTAAGATCACCCCCAATTATAATCTGGGCGAGGTGCACCACGAAAAGAAAATAATAAGGTCTTATGACGGTAAAGAGATTGATTATGATTTACTGGTGGCCATTCCACCCTTCGAGGGTGCAGCGGTTATCGAGGATTCAGGGCTGGGTAATGGGGCCGGATATATCCCGACCGATAAGCACACCCTTAAGGCCTTAAACCATAAAGACATATATTCCATCGGCGATGGCACTGATCTGCCTACTTCCAAGGCCGGCTCGGTAGCCCACTTCGAATCCGAGGTGATGACAGAGAATCTTTTAAGCGAAATAAATGGAGAAGCACCCACCGCAAAATTTGATGGGCACTCCAACTGCTTTATTGAATCCGGATTTAATAAGGCCTTGCTTATTGATTTTAATTACAAAGTAGAGCCCCTCCCAGGCAAATTCCCTCTTCCTTTAATCGGCCCTTTTTCTTTGCTGAAAGAAACCAGGATAAATCATCAGGGCAAACTTGCTTTCAGGTGGGCATACTGGCATCAGATTCTGCCTGGCAAGCTGCCTGGTGAACCTCTCTTGACCAACAGATGCAGCCCCAGGGGCAAGAAGGTATCTATGCTTAAGGACTCATCGTTATTTGAAATATAG
- a CDS encoding TusE/DsrC/DsvC family sulfur relay protein: MDIALKGKSYRIDDDGYLQDPKTWDKEIAHCIAQREGVEMKDFHWEMIGFLREYYEQYTGVPPVKKLMRVMQQRNGEGKWDNRYLKELYPAGPSRKLCRIAGLPKTAGEIAKAAVLGGGTLI; the protein is encoded by the coding sequence ATGGATATAGCCCTTAAAGGAAAAAGCTACAGGATTGATGACGATGGGTACTTACAAGATCCAAAGACCTGGGACAAGGAAATAGCCCATTGCATTGCCCAAAGAGAAGGGGTGGAGATGAAAGATTTCCATTGGGAAATGATTGGTTTCTTAAGAGAGTATTATGAACAATATACCGGGGTGCCGCCGGTTAAGAAATTGATGAGGGTAATGCAGCAGAGAAATGGTGAGGGGAAATGGGACAACAGATACCTTAAAGAGCTTTATCCAGCCGGACCAAGCAGGAAACTCTGCAGGATTGCCGGTCTTCCGAAGACGGCGGGTGAAATAGCCAAGGCGGCTGTGCTTGGCGGCGGGACTTTGATTTAG
- a CDS encoding Fic family protein codes for MIDLKKRIEDVDELKRELDNHRPLSTNVLKQLKEYYRVGLTYSSNALEGNSLTETETKIVLEDGITIGGKSLRDHYEAIGHSEAYDLLYKLAKDKTITESDILGMHRLFYFRIDPENAGTYRKVKVIITGSDYIPPPPAEIKGLMKKLISEMPRLRKKYHPVEYSAILHKKLAQIHPFVDGNGRTARLLMNLVLLQTGYVITIIPPMLRNDYIAALEEAHKGDNQPLINFISSMVYESLKDYLRLVRRLE; via the coding sequence ATGATAGACCTTAAGAAGAGAATAGAAGATGTAGACGAGTTAAAGAGAGAATTGGATAACCATAGGCCCCTATCAACTAATGTCTTGAAGCAGTTAAAGGAATATTACAGAGTAGGCTTGACTTACTCAAGTAATGCCTTAGAAGGTAACTCTTTAACTGAGACAGAGACCAAGATAGTTCTGGAAGACGGTATAACCATAGGTGGTAAGTCATTAAGAGATCATTATGAGGCTATAGGGCATAGTGAGGCTTATGACTTGCTATATAAGTTGGCTAAAGATAAGACCATTACAGAGAGTGATATTTTAGGTATGCACAGGCTTTTTTACTTTCGGATTGATCCTGAAAATGCAGGAACTTACAGGAAAGTTAAAGTTATCATAACAGGCTCAGATTATATTCCACCTCCCCCTGCTGAGATAAAAGGACTGATGAAGAAGCTTATTAGTGAGATGCCACGTCTTAGAAAAAAATATCACCCCGTAGAATATTCTGCTATTTTACATAAAAAATTAGCACAGATTCACCCTTTTGTAGACGGTAATGGAAGAACAGCAAGATTGTTAATGAACTTAGTGTTATTACAAACAGGCTATGTAATAACCATAATACCACCCATGCTGAGAAACGACTATATAGCTGCCTTAGAAGAGGCTCATAAAGGAGATAACCAGCCTTTGATAAACTTTATTTCAAGTATGGTGTATGAGAGCCTAAAGGACTACTTAAGGCTGGTAAGAAGATTAGAGTAA
- a CDS encoding TusE/DsrC/DsvC family sulfur relay protein: MEKRFAFEKANRKYFYKLFPGGPYNQAYKIAGIPMSYLTRGCEAPLIRWYLWSHTYGMGEKGISSPF, translated from the coding sequence ATGGAAAAGAGATTTGCTTTTGAAAAAGCAAATCGTAAATACTTTTACAAACTCTTTCCCGGGGGACCATACAATCAGGCTTACAAGATTGCCGGAATCCCAATGTCTTATCTAACCAGGGGATGTGAAGCGCCACTTATCCGCTGGTATTTATGGAGCCACACCTATGGAATGGGGGAAAAGGGTATTTCTTCCCCCTTTTAA
- a CDS encoding Rrf2 family transcriptional regulator, which produces MKIPAKVHYAIVIMTDIAMQGEGTTITGNDIARRQNISFSFVAQLLNKLKHAGLLESVRGGISGGYHFKGSSSDATVKKVVEAIEPSFCICPSAEIKTGQPVDDTVRSFWKRVGIDVAKRFEATTIEDLVSQAKDLGWDNSSCI; this is translated from the coding sequence ATGAAGATTCCAGCTAAGGTGCATTATGCCATTGTCATTATGACAGACATTGCTATGCAAGGGGAGGGGACGACTATTACCGGCAATGATATAGCCCGGCGGCAAAATATCTCTTTTTCATTTGTGGCTCAACTTCTTAATAAGTTGAAACATGCCGGGCTGCTTGAAAGTGTCAGAGGCGGAATTAGTGGCGGATATCACTTTAAAGGCTCATCCTCAGATGCGACGGTGAAGAAAGTTGTTGAGGCAATAGAACCATCCTTTTGTATTTGTCCGAGCGCCGAGATAAAAACCGGCCAGCCGGTGGATGATACGGTTCGTTCCTTTTGGAAACGGGTGGGGATAGATGTGGCCAAAAGATTTGAGGCAACCACCATTGAAGATTTGGTTAGTCAGGCCAAGGACTTGGGGTGGGATAACTCAAGTTGTATTTAG
- a CDS encoding TusE/DsrC/DsvC family sulfur relay protein translates to MSFELNRKTYETDENGGLQNPEDWNEEVAKYLARGEEIELTSEHWKVIDILRHYYQEYGYPPQMKVIVKKMGNYSASI, encoded by the coding sequence ATGAGTTTTGAACTTAATCGAAAGACCTACGAGACGGATGAAAATGGCGGCCTACAAAATCCGGAGGATTGGAATGAAGAGGTGGCTAAGTATCTGGCCAGGGGGGAGGAGATTGAACTAACCTCAGAACACTGGAAGGTTATTGATATCCTCAGGCATTATTATCAGGAATACGGGTATCCCCCCCAGATGAAGGTAATAGTAAAAAAGATGGGTAACTACTCAGCCTCTATATAG